Proteins found in one Corynebacterium freneyi genomic segment:
- a CDS encoding sulfite exporter TauE/SafE family protein — protein sequence MERIVLFVLIGLGAQLVDGTLGMAFGVTATTLFILSGTGAATASAVVHVVEVGTTLASGASHWRFGNVDWGRALRLGVPGAIGAFLGATFLSSLDGDAAKPVTSTILLALGLWVLVRFAFLPPRRNAAAASWGLSKLGPLGLAGGLLDATGGGGWGPVTTSTMLSAGADQPRKIIGTVSAAEFLVTVAATLGFLPLLREEFAEHTLPILGLLVGGVLAAPIAAFLVGRINPRTLGIVIGGVLVLLNLRTLFGTVTPLLLGWVAVVAVILVWSRSHDTLPWLRHRVTLDPVEEKGDAGEGEPAKTGAARAGR from the coding sequence ATGGAAAGAATCGTTCTGTTCGTCTTGATCGGCCTCGGGGCCCAGCTCGTCGACGGCACGCTGGGCATGGCCTTCGGCGTGACGGCGACGACTCTGTTCATCCTGTCCGGCACCGGCGCGGCCACCGCCTCGGCGGTCGTGCACGTGGTCGAGGTCGGCACGACGCTGGCTTCGGGTGCGTCGCACTGGCGATTCGGCAACGTCGACTGGGGCCGCGCACTGCGGCTCGGCGTGCCGGGCGCGATCGGGGCGTTCCTTGGAGCGACCTTCCTGTCCAGCCTCGACGGAGACGCCGCCAAGCCCGTCACCTCGACGATCCTGCTGGCCCTGGGTCTGTGGGTGCTCGTTCGATTCGCTTTCCTGCCGCCGCGCCGCAACGCCGCCGCCGCGTCGTGGGGCCTGTCCAAGCTGGGGCCGTTGGGCCTGGCCGGCGGCCTGCTCGACGCCACCGGCGGCGGTGGCTGGGGGCCGGTGACCACGTCGACGATGCTCAGCGCCGGGGCGGACCAGCCGCGCAAGATCATCGGCACCGTCTCCGCCGCGGAGTTCCTGGTCACCGTCGCCGCGACGCTCGGCTTCCTGCCGTTGCTGCGCGAGGAATTCGCCGAGCACACCCTGCCCATCCTGGGCCTTCTGGTCGGCGGCGTGCTCGCCGCGCCCATCGCCGCGTTCCTCGTCGGCCGCATCAATCCGCGGACGCTGGGCATCGTCATCGGCGGCGTGCTGGTGCTGCTGAACTTGCGGACCCTGTTCGGCACGGTCACGCCGCTGCTGCTCGGGTGGGTCGCGGTCGTCGCCGTGATCCTCGTCTGGTCGCGCAGCCACGACACGCTGCCCTGGCTGCGCCACCGGGTCACGCTCGATCCGGTCGAGGAAAAGGGCGATGCGGGCGAAGGCGAGCCGGCGAAGACCGGTGCGGCACGGGCCGGGCGGTGA
- a CDS encoding phosphoadenylyl-sulfate reductase, whose protein sequence is MTTTAPDTDVLADPATARRLLELALDHGPSLEGRTAGEILEWGAEHLRTPLAVTMSMQDTVLAELASRHAPDADLIFLDTGYHFPETLRVAADVDERYDNRLITVTPADDAVPELYRTDVTACCLQRKVEPLGRMKLPYEGWVTGLKRVDAPTRAKTPVLEIDKTGRIKLNPLAAWTDEDVDRFIADNDLIIHPLTKAGFPSIGCAPCTGRVAPGADPRSGRWAGAEKTECGLHT, encoded by the coding sequence ATGACCACCACCGCACCGGACACGGACGTCCTCGCCGACCCGGCCACCGCCCGCCGCCTGCTGGAACTGGCGTTGGACCACGGACCCTCGCTGGAGGGCCGCACCGCCGGCGAAATCCTCGAATGGGGCGCCGAGCACCTGCGCACCCCGCTGGCGGTGACCATGTCGATGCAGGACACGGTGCTGGCGGAACTGGCATCGCGCCACGCCCCCGACGCCGACCTGATCTTCCTGGACACCGGCTACCACTTCCCGGAGACCCTGCGGGTGGCGGCGGACGTCGACGAGCGGTACGACAACCGCCTGATCACCGTCACCCCCGCCGACGACGCGGTGCCGGAGCTGTACCGGACCGACGTGACCGCGTGCTGCCTGCAGCGCAAGGTCGAACCGCTCGGCCGCATGAAGCTGCCGTACGAGGGCTGGGTCACCGGCCTCAAGCGAGTCGACGCGCCGACGCGGGCGAAGACGCCGGTGCTGGAGATCGACAAGACCGGCCGCATCAAGCTCAACCCGCTGGCCGCCTGGACCGACGAGGACGTCGATCGGTTCATCGCCGACAACGACCTGATCATCCATCCCCTCACCAAGGCCGGTTTCCCATCCATCGGCTGCGCCCCCTGCACCGGGCGCGTCGCCCCCGGCGCCGACCCCCGCTCGGGCCGCTGGGCCGGGGCGGAGAAGACCGAATGCGGACTGCACACGTGA
- a CDS encoding sulfate adenylyltransferase subunit 1 yields the protein MTTALRLCTAGSVDDGKSTFVGRLLHDTKNILADQYEAVAATSAARGQGAPDLSLLVDGLRAEREQGITIDVAYRYFATDARSFILADCPGHEQYTRNTVTGMSTADAVVVLVDARNGVVKQTKRHATVASLLGVRHVIVAVNKIDLLDYSEEAFRAIEADVRALAERLSLDDVRVVPVSALVGDNIVDRSKHTPWYGGPSVLEILEDLDTGQGQAGDFRLPIDYVIRDAATEYRGYAGRVAAGSVAVGDTVGLPGGRTAGVSRLTVAGEDVESATEGQSIALSLDAEFDLARGDLISGGERPEDVRRFPAVAVQLADAPLAVGRVVEVRYGAALVRGRIASVDALIDIETGEPTGVADSLSANDVAEVTVEVAQPLPVERYRVGGRVGAFLLVEPGTGDTLTAGLVR from the coding sequence ATGACCACCGCACTGCGCCTGTGCACCGCCGGCTCCGTCGACGACGGAAAGTCCACGTTCGTCGGCCGGCTGCTGCACGACACGAAGAACATCCTCGCCGATCAGTACGAGGCCGTCGCCGCCACCTCCGCCGCCCGCGGCCAGGGCGCCCCGGACCTGTCGCTGCTGGTCGACGGTCTGCGCGCCGAGCGCGAGCAGGGCATCACCATCGACGTGGCGTACCGCTACTTCGCCACCGACGCACGCTCCTTCATCCTCGCGGACTGCCCGGGCCACGAGCAGTACACCCGCAACACCGTGACCGGCATGTCCACGGCGGATGCGGTCGTGGTGCTGGTCGACGCCCGCAACGGCGTCGTGAAGCAGACCAAGCGCCACGCCACCGTCGCGTCGCTGCTGGGCGTGCGGCACGTCATCGTGGCGGTGAACAAGATCGACCTGTTGGATTACTCCGAGGAGGCCTTCCGGGCCATCGAGGCCGACGTCCGCGCGCTGGCCGAGCGGTTGTCGCTTGACGACGTCCGCGTGGTGCCCGTGTCGGCTCTCGTGGGCGACAACATCGTCGACCGTTCGAAGCACACCCCCTGGTACGGCGGGCCGAGCGTGCTGGAGATCCTCGAGGACCTGGACACCGGTCAGGGGCAGGCCGGAGATTTCCGCCTGCCCATCGACTACGTCATCCGTGACGCCGCCACCGAGTACCGCGGCTACGCCGGACGCGTCGCCGCCGGGTCGGTGGCCGTGGGCGACACGGTCGGGCTGCCCGGCGGGCGCACCGCCGGCGTCAGCCGCCTGACCGTCGCCGGCGAGGACGTCGAATCGGCGACGGAGGGACAGTCCATCGCGCTGAGCCTCGACGCCGAGTTCGACCTGGCCCGCGGCGACCTCATCTCCGGGGGCGAGCGCCCGGAGGACGTCCGGCGGTTTCCCGCCGTCGCCGTGCAGCTGGCCGACGCCCCGCTGGCCGTGGGCCGCGTCGTCGAGGTGCGTTACGGTGCGGCGCTGGTCCGCGGCCGCATCGCCTCGGTGGATGCGCTCATCGACATCGAGACCGGTGAGCCGACGGGCGTGGCCGATTCGCTGTCGGCCAACGACGTCGCCGAGGTCACCGTCGAGGTGGCGCAGCCCCTGCCGGTGGAGCGCTACCGCGTCGGCGGCCGCGTGGGTGCGTTCCTGCTGGTCGAGCCGGGCACCGGCGACACTCTCACGGCGGGTCTGGTGCGGTGA
- a CDS encoding nitrite/sulfite reductase, which produces MTTATKTTRRPKVKKPQGQWLIDGREPLNDDERIKQEDAGLAVQQRVRDIYAKEGFDSIPAEDLAPRFKWIGLYTQRKQDLGGEHTGVKTNAELQDKYFMLRIRLDGGQTTTAGLRAIGEISRDFARDTADFSDRQNVQLHWIRIEDMPEIWDRLEAVGLDTHFGCGDVPRVILGSPVAGVAADEIIDGTPAIRRIKDEYLSTDEFNNLPRKFKSAVSGSPRLDVTHEVQDVAFVGVNHPELGPGFDVWVGGGLSTNPMLGQRLGAWVPLERVPEVWAGVARIFRDYGYRRLRTRARLKFLVAEWGIEKFRQVLEDDYLGYSLDDGPAPEPWERDRDHVGVHEQKDGKFYVGVKPAVGRVPGSDLVKLADLAEKYGVGRVRTTVMKELVFLDVERDQVDAFVAELDELGLSANPSAFRRGIISCTGLEFCKLALVTTRTRAIDLVGELEERIGDLDVPIGISLNGCPNACARTQIADIGLKGQIVTDEDGNRVEGFQVHLGGALGLDANFGRKLRGHKVTSAELGDYIERVIVNYKEQRTEGEQFRHWVARAAEEDLK; this is translated from the coding sequence ATGACCACCGCAACGAAAACCACCCGCCGCCCGAAGGTGAAGAAGCCGCAGGGCCAGTGGCTCATCGACGGCCGCGAACCGCTCAACGACGACGAGCGCATCAAGCAGGAGGACGCCGGCCTGGCGGTCCAGCAGCGCGTGCGCGACATTTACGCCAAGGAGGGCTTCGATTCGATCCCGGCGGAGGACCTGGCTCCGCGTTTCAAGTGGATCGGCCTGTACACCCAGCGCAAGCAGGATCTGGGCGGCGAGCACACGGGCGTGAAGACCAACGCCGAGCTGCAGGACAAGTACTTCATGCTGCGCATCCGCCTCGACGGCGGCCAGACGACGACGGCGGGTCTGCGGGCGATCGGCGAGATTTCCCGTGATTTCGCGCGTGACACGGCGGATTTTTCCGACCGGCAGAACGTGCAGTTGCATTGGATCCGCATCGAGGACATGCCGGAGATCTGGGATCGTCTGGAGGCCGTGGGCCTGGACACGCACTTCGGGTGCGGCGACGTGCCGCGCGTGATCCTGGGTTCCCCGGTGGCGGGCGTGGCGGCCGACGAGATCATCGACGGCACTCCGGCGATTCGCCGCATCAAGGACGAGTACCTGTCCACCGACGAGTTCAACAATCTGCCGCGCAAGTTCAAGTCGGCGGTGTCGGGCAGCCCGCGCCTGGACGTCACGCATGAGGTGCAGGACGTCGCGTTCGTCGGCGTGAACCACCCGGAGCTCGGGCCCGGTTTCGACGTGTGGGTCGGCGGCGGCCTGTCGACGAACCCGATGCTGGGTCAGCGTTTGGGCGCGTGGGTGCCGCTGGAGCGGGTGCCGGAGGTGTGGGCGGGTGTCGCGCGCATTTTCCGCGATTACGGTTACCGCCGGCTGCGCACGCGGGCGCGTCTGAAGTTCCTGGTCGCCGAGTGGGGCATCGAGAAGTTCCGTCAGGTGCTGGAGGACGACTACCTGGGTTATTCGCTTGACGACGGCCCCGCCCCGGAGCCGTGGGAGCGTGATCGCGACCATGTCGGCGTGCACGAGCAGAAGGACGGGAAGTTCTACGTGGGCGTCAAGCCGGCGGTGGGCCGGGTGCCGGGGTCGGATCTGGTGAAGTTGGCGGATCTGGCGGAGAAGTACGGCGTGGGCCGGGTGCGCACGACGGTGATGAAGGAGCTGGTGTTCCTCGACGTCGAGCGCGATCAGGTGGATGCCTTCGTCGCGGAGCTCGATGAGCTGGGGTTGTCGGCGAATCCGTCCGCTTTCCGACGGGGCATCATCTCGTGCACCGGCCTGGAGTTCTGCAAGTTGGCGCTGGTGACCACCCGCACTCGGGCGATCGATTTGGTCGGTGAGCTGGAGGAGCGCATCGGTGATCTGGACGTGCCCATCGGCATCTCCCTCAACGGTTGCCCGAACGCGTGCGCCCGCACGCAGATCGCGGACATCGGCCTGAAGGGGCAGATCGTCACCGACGAGGACGGCAATCGGGTCGAGGGGTTCCAGGTGCACCTGGGCGGTGCGCTGGGCCTCGACGCGAACTTCGGCCGCAAGCTGCGCGGCCACAAGGTCACGTCGGCGGAACTCGGCGACTACATCGAGCGCGTCATCGTCAATTACAAGGAGCAGCGCACCGAAGGCGAGCAGTTCCGCCACTGGGTCGCCCGCGCGGCGGAGGAGGACCTGAAGTGA
- the cysD gene encoding sulfate adenylyltransferase subunit CysD, whose product MTTTTTTTTTALDPRLAELEAESIDIIRQAAGQFDRPALLFSGGKDSVLVLELAKRAFAPAGIPLELLHVDTGHNFPEVIAFRDKIAAQPGITLRVAKVQDWIDSGVLTERADGTRNPLQTVPLVETIAERRYDAVLGGARRDEEKARAKERVFSVRDSFGGWDPRRQRPELWGLYNGRHAAGENVRVFPISNWTEADVWAYIEARGIELPSIYFAHEREVFNRGGMWLAPGEWGGPRDGETVEVRTVRYRTVGDMSCTGAVESTATELSDIRAEIAASTLTERGATRADDKLSESSMEDRKKEGYF is encoded by the coding sequence ATGACCACGACCACCACCACGACCACCACGGCCCTCGACCCGCGCCTCGCCGAACTGGAGGCGGAATCCATCGACATCATCCGGCAGGCCGCCGGCCAGTTCGACCGTCCCGCCCTGCTGTTCTCCGGCGGCAAGGACTCGGTTCTGGTCCTCGAGCTGGCCAAGCGGGCCTTCGCGCCGGCGGGCATTCCGCTGGAGCTGCTGCACGTGGACACCGGCCACAACTTCCCCGAGGTCATCGCCTTCCGCGACAAGATCGCCGCCCAGCCGGGAATCACCCTGCGGGTGGCGAAGGTCCAGGACTGGATCGACTCCGGGGTGCTCACCGAACGCGCCGACGGCACCCGAAACCCGCTGCAGACCGTGCCGCTGGTGGAGACCATCGCCGAGCGCCGTTACGACGCCGTCCTCGGCGGCGCCCGCCGCGACGAGGAGAAGGCCCGCGCGAAGGAGCGCGTCTTCTCGGTGCGCGACTCCTTCGGCGGCTGGGACCCGCGCCGCCAGCGCCCGGAACTGTGGGGCCTGTACAACGGCCGCCACGCCGCGGGCGAGAACGTGCGCGTGTTCCCCATCTCCAACTGGACCGAGGCCGACGTGTGGGCCTACATCGAGGCCCGCGGCATCGAGCTGCCGTCGATTTACTTCGCCCACGAGCGCGAGGTGTTCAACCGGGGCGGCATGTGGCTCGCGCCGGGCGAGTGGGGCGGCCCCCGCGACGGCGAGACCGTCGAGGTCCGCACCGTCCGCTACCGCACGGTCGGCGACATGAGCTGCACCGGTGCGGTGGAGTCGACGGCGACGGAGCTGTCCGACATCCGCGCCGAGATCGCCGCGTCGACGCTGACCGAGCGCGGTGCGACCCGCGCCGACGACAAACTGTCCGAATCCTCGATGGAGGACCGCAAGAAGGAAGGCTACTTCTGA